The DNA segment TCCGGACGGTCGGGTCGCCGTCCCCGTCGGCGTCCATCTCCGGCGGCTCCGCGCCGTCGAGCAGGCCGGGCTCCTCCGCGTCGGCGGCGTCGGAGCCGGCGGCCGGTCCCGTCTCGTCTCCCTCTCGGTCGCCGTCGTCGTCCCCCTCGTCGCCCGCCGGCGACGGCCCGTCGTGGGCGGTGGCGATCCGGTCGAGGCCACTCCGGAGCCGGTGCCAGAACGTCGGGAACGCCTCCGCGAAGGCGTCGCCGTCGGCGGTCTCGGAGAGCAGGCTCGCGCGCAGCGCCGCCTCAACCCGGTCCTCGTCGTCGAGGCCGACCGCCGCGAGCGCGCGGGCGGCGTCGAGGGCTCCGGAGGCCGGCACGGCGACGCCGTCGCGCCGGAGCACGGCCACGAACCGGATCAGCTCCGCGAGGAGGTGCTCCCTCGCGGCCGGGAAGTCGGGCGTCTCCGTCGCGGCGCGGTCGGGGGGCGCCACGGTCAGTCGACCCGCTCGGCCGCCGCGCTCGCGGCGTCGTGGAGGCGTTCGAGCAGTTCCGCGTCGACGCGGCCGACGTCCTCCGCCTCCTTCAGCAGGCAACCGATCGTCCGCTCGATCTCGTCGGGCGCGAGCGTCTCGTCGGCGTCGTCGTGGCGGAGCGCGGCGACCGCGCGGGCCCAGTCCAGCGTCTCGGCGACGCCCGGGCGCTTGAGGAACGACTCCTCGCGCAGGCGCTCGACCACCGAGCACACCTCGGCGGCGACGGCGGCGTCGAGCTCCGGCACCTTCCGGCGGACGATCTCGTACTCAGTCTCGAACGACGGGGGCTCGACGTGGAGGTAGAGGCACCGTCGCTTCAGCGCGTCGCTCAGCCCCCGCGTCCGGTTCGACGTGAGGATCACGATCGGCGGCGTCGACGCGCTCACGGTGCCGTACTCCGGGATCGACACCTGGAAGTCCGAGAGCAGCTCCAGCAGGAACGCCTCGAACTCCTCGTCCGCGCGGTCGATCTCGTCGATCAGCAGCACCGGGGGGCGGCCCTCCGAACTGCGGAGCGCGCGCAACAGGGGGCGTTCGAGGAGGTACTCCTCGCCGAACACGGAGCCGGCGGCGTCGCCGTCGCCCCCCTCGTGCTCGCGTCCCCCGGCCACCGCGCCGGCGTCGCCGTTCGTCGCGGCGCCCCCGGCGACGGTACCCTCGTCGGCCTGCACGGCGAGCAGCTGCTTGGTGTAGTTCCACTCGTAGAGGGCATTCTCGGCGGTGAGCCCCTCGTAACACTGGAGGCGGATCAGCTCCGTGTCGAACCCCGCCGCGAGCGTCTTGCCGAGCTCAGTCTTCCCGCTGCCGGGCGGCCCCTCGACGAGGAGCGGGCGCCCCAAGCGAAGGGCGAGGTCGACCGTCGTCACCGTGCGGTCGTCGGCGACGTAGTCGGTCGCTTCGAACCGCTCGCGCAGCTCCTCCTCGGTGAGCGAGGCGAAGGGGTTCCCGTCGAGCTCCCCGTTCACGCCTCGGCCCCCTCGAGGTACGACGCCGGGTCGTTCGCGAACGAGTCGGCGCAGCCGTGACAGCAGAAGTGGTACGTCTCGCCGTCGTGCTCGACCGACGCGTCCGCCGTCGCCGGGTCGACGGTCATGCCGCAGACCGGGTCGATCGCGGGCTCGTCGTCGCTCCCGTCATCGTCGGCGGGTTCGGTGTCGTCGCCGTCGGCGGTCTCGCTGCTTCCATCATCGTCGGCCGAACCGACCGCAGCGGTATCGCTCACCCCGGCCGTCCCGCCCGCCCTCGCCGGGCTCGCCGCCGACCGCTCGCCGACGACCTCGGCGAGCAGGCTCGCCGCGATCGCCGCCGGGGTGTAGGCGGCCACGTCGACGCCGGCGGGGTTGGTCACGGCCCCGGCGACGTCGTCGACGTCGCGGTCGAGCAGCCCCGCGGCGCGCTCGGTCACCTCGGCCGCCCGCTCGTCGCTGCCGACGAGGCCCACGTACGGCGCGTCCGCGAGGACGCCGGCGGCGACGCCGCGCGCGTCGTACTCGCCCATCGAGGCGACGACGACGAGCGGCGCGGCGCCGACGCTGTCTGCGATCGCCTCGTGGTCGACCGTGTCGAGCACCCGGGTCGCATCCGGCACGTCGCGGTCCGCGTCGCCGTCGGCGACGACGAGCGTCACGTCGACCGCGAGCTCGTCGGCCAGCCGCGCGAGCGACCGCGTCACCGGGGAGTCGCCGACGACGACGAGCTCGGTCGTCGGCGTCACCGGCTCGATGAACAGTTCGAGGACACCCTCGCTGTGACACGTCATCGGGAAGGCGTCGAGCCCGGGACGGTCGACCGTCTCCGGGTCGGGCGCGATCCCGACGAGCCGGGGGCTCCCCTCCTCGATCGCCTCGACGCCCTGCGTCGCCACGACCGACTGCGCGCAGGCCGCGCCGCCCACCCAGCCGTGGATCTCGCCGTCGGCGGTGACGACCGCGCGGTCGCCGACGTTGGCCGACACCGGCGGCTCGCGCCGGACGATCGTCGCCCGCGCGTACGGCTCGCGGCGCTCGGCGAGTTCCGCCTCCAACGCGGAGACGTCGCCGTCGTCGATCCTCGTCGCGGCCCGGCTCGGTTCGTCGTCGGGCCTCTGGCCCCCGTCGGGTACGGGCTCGTGGGCCTCGACGTGCTCGGTCTCGTCGTGTTCGGTCTCGTCGTGTGTCATCAGTTGGTGGAAGCGGTCCCGCCGCCCCGGTCGGTTCGGCCGAACGGGCGGCCGGCGCGACCGAGGGGCGGCGCGCGGCTGGCTGCGTGCGGCTCAGTCGTCGGCCGGTTCGGCGTCGTCGCCGAGGTCGAACTCGACGTTGTGGGCGGGCTGGTGGGCCAGCCCGGCCTCGTCGAGCGTCTCCCAGACGACGTCCGGCGTCATCGGCATCTCCACGTGGGAGACGCCGGCGTGGCTCATCGCGTCGACGACCGCGTTGACGATCGCCGGCGGCGACCCGACGGTGGGCGACTCGCCGACGCCCTTCGCGCCGATCGGGTGGTGCGGCGACGGCGTGACCGTGTGTCCCGTCTCGAAGTTCGGGATCTCGTTGGCCGTCGGCAGCAGGTAGTTCATGAAGTCGCCGCCGGTGACGTTGCCGTTGTCGTCGTAGGTGACCTTCTCTAACATCGCGGTGCCGATCCCCTGGGCGAGCCCGCCGTGGATCTGACCCTCGATGATCATCGGGTTGATTCGGTTGCCGCAGTCGTCGACCGCGACGAACTTCTCGAAGTCGACCTCGCCGGTCTCGCGGTCGACCTCGACGACGACGATGTACGAGCCGAACGGGTACGTCATCTCCGGCGGGTCGTAGTAGTTCACGGCCTCCAGCCCGGGCTCCTCGTCGCCGGGGTGGTTCATGTAGGCGCCGGCCGCGATCTCCGTGATGGTGATCGAGCGGTCGGGCGCGCCCGCGACGTGGAACTCGCCGGACTCGCGGTCCCACTCGATGTCCTCCTCGGCGGCCTCCAGCTCGTTGGCGGCGATCGACTTCGCCTTGTCGCGCACCTTGCGCGCGGCGACGGCGGCGGCCGCGCCCGCGACGGGCGTCGACCGCGACCCGTACGTCCCGAGCCCGTACGGCTCGGTGTCGGTGTCGCCGTGCTCGACCGTAATCGAGTCGACGTCCATCCCGAGCTCCTCGGCGACGATCTGCGCGAAGGTGGTCTCGTGGCCCTGCCCCTGCGTCTGGACGCCGACCCGCAACACGGCGTTGCCGGTCGGGTTCACGCGCAGGTCCGCGGAGTCGAACATCTCGATCCCGGCGATGTCGCACTGCTTGCCGGGTCCGGCGCCGACGACCTCCGTGAACGAGGAGATGCCGATGCCGATGAGCTTGTCGGCGTCCTCGTCGATCCGCCGCTGCTGCTCCTCGCGGTAGTGCTCGTAGTCGGCCATCTCGAGGGCCTTGTCGAGCGCCTTCTCGTAGTTCCCGGAGTCGTAGTTCCAGCCCGTCGCGGACTCGTACGGGAACGCGTCGGAGGGGATGAAGTTCCGCCGGCGGATCTCCGCCGGGTCCATCTCCAGCTCGTCGGCGAGCACCTTCACCATGCGCTCGATGAGGTACACCGCCTCCGTGACCCGGAACGAGCACCGGTAGGCGACGCCGCCGGGCGCGGTGTTGGTGAACGCGGCCGTCAGCGAGCCGTACGCGGCCTCGATGTCGTACGAGCCGGTGAAGATGTTGAAGAAGCCGGCCGGGAACTTCGACGGCTGGGCCGCCGCGTTGTACGCGCCGTGGTTGGCGAGCACGTCGACCTTGACGCCCTCGATGACGCCGTCCTCGGTGGCGGCGAGCTCGCCGGTCATGTCGTAGTCGCGGGCGAACCCGGTCGTCTGGATGTTCTCGGAGCGCTCCTCGATCCACTTCACCGGCTGTTCGAGGACGTACGACGCCGCGGCGGCGACGACGTACCCCGGGTAGATCGGCACCTTGTTGCCGAACCCGCCGCCGACGTCGGGGCTCACGATCCGGACCTTATGTTCCGGGATCCCCGACACCTGCGAGAACAGGGTGCGGTGGGCGTGG comes from the Halorubrum depositum genome and includes:
- a CDS encoding XdhC family protein, which codes for MTHDETEHDETEHVEAHEPVPDGGQRPDDEPSRAATRIDDGDVSALEAELAERREPYARATIVRREPPVSANVGDRAVVTADGEIHGWVGGAACAQSVVATQGVEAIEEGSPRLVGIAPDPETVDRPGLDAFPMTCHSEGVLELFIEPVTPTTELVVVGDSPVTRSLARLADELAVDVTLVVADGDADRDVPDATRVLDTVDHEAIADSVGAAPLVVVASMGEYDARGVAAGVLADAPYVGLVGSDERAAEVTERAAGLLDRDVDDVAGAVTNPAGVDVAAYTPAAIAASLLAEVVGERSAASPARAGGTAGVSDTAAVGSADDDGSSETADGDDTEPADDDGSDDEPAIDPVCGMTVDPATADASVEHDGETYHFCCHGCADSFANDPASYLEGAEA
- a CDS encoding AAA family ATPase, whose protein sequence is MNGELDGNPFASLTEEELRERFEATDYVADDRTVTTVDLALRLGRPLLVEGPPGSGKTELGKTLAAGFDTELIRLQCYEGLTAENALYEWNYTKQLLAVQADEGTVAGGAATNGDAGAVAGGREHEGGDGDAAGSVFGEEYLLERPLLRALRSSEGRPPVLLIDEIDRADEEFEAFLLELLSDFQVSIPEYGTVSASTPPIVILTSNRTRGLSDALKRRCLYLHVEPPSFETEYEIVRRKVPELDAAVAAEVCSVVERLREESFLKRPGVAETLDWARAVAALRHDDADETLAPDEIERTIGCLLKEAEDVGRVDAELLERLHDAASAAAERVD
- a CDS encoding aerobic carbon-monoxide dehydrogenase large subunit, which encodes MSSEPDTPDAETEYQHDEDGGPDPEKHCGHGRGGMGEEVTRKEDKRFITGRGNYVDDIKKPGMLHCEIVRSPHAHARIEEIDGSRAEAMDDVVAVLTAEDLLEHDLATMPTLMDDTQDVLVNDKVKFQSQEVAAVIAKDRYAAKDGAEKVEVDYDVLDPVVDAEEALEEDAPLVRDELDDQEDNHIFDWDTGDKEATDEVFDEADVTVEEDMLYQRLHPAPIETCGAVADWDPGMDKMTVHMTSQAPHAHRTLFSQVSGIPEHKVRIVSPDVGGGFGNKVPIYPGYVVAAAASYVLEQPVKWIEERSENIQTTGFARDYDMTGELAATEDGVIEGVKVDVLANHGAYNAAAQPSKFPAGFFNIFTGSYDIEAAYGSLTAAFTNTAPGGVAYRCSFRVTEAVYLIERMVKVLADELEMDPAEIRRRNFIPSDAFPYESATGWNYDSGNYEKALDKALEMADYEHYREEQQRRIDEDADKLIGIGISSFTEVVGAGPGKQCDIAGIEMFDSADLRVNPTGNAVLRVGVQTQGQGHETTFAQIVAEELGMDVDSITVEHGDTDTEPYGLGTYGSRSTPVAGAAAAVAARKVRDKAKSIAANELEAAEEDIEWDRESGEFHVAGAPDRSITITEIAAGAYMNHPGDEEPGLEAVNYYDPPEMTYPFGSYIVVVEVDRETGEVDFEKFVAVDDCGNRINPMIIEGQIHGGLAQGIGTAMLEKVTYDDNGNVTGGDFMNYLLPTANEIPNFETGHTVTPSPHHPIGAKGVGESPTVGSPPAIVNAVVDAMSHAGVSHVEMPMTPDVVWETLDEAGLAHQPAHNVEFDLGDDAEPADD